Sequence from the Thermocoleostomius sinensis A174 genome:
TGAGCCAAGGCTGCATTGAGAACCAGCTAATAGACGTAACCAGCGGGTGGCTGTTACGGAGAAACAGTAAGTAGGGATCAAAGCAAAACCCTCAAAAATTACGTTAACCTGCGATGTGTTAACAATTGTTTCTGTTCACATTATAGCACTGGCGCTCCGAACACTAGACAATGACAACCGAATCTCTATCAATCAATCTTTGTCTATTTATCTATTTGATTGAATAGAAGCAACTTGGCTAACAACTTCAGATAACAAAGGATTTAGGTATTAGTAGATAACCGGTCGAATCAATAATCAAATTAATGATGGCTATCAGTAGATTGCATAGCAAGTGTTCCCAGTCAAGCCGGAACCTCAACAAACATACCGATCTTACGAAATTTTTGATACCGTAATGCGCGACGCTGATGATTCGACATGGCGCAAAGTTCGTCGAGATAGTCTAACAACGTTCGTTTTAAAGTAGATGCCGTTTCCAACGGATCAGAATGTGCCCCTCCAACGGGTTCGGGTAAAACCTGGTCAACAATGCCCAACTCGACCAAGTCAGGTGCGGTAATCTTCAAGGCTTCTGCGGCTTGGGGAGCGTTACTAGCATCGCGCCAAAGAATCGCTGCACATGCTTCTGGGGGGGCTACACAATAGATAGAGTGTTCAAACATCAGCAATCGATCGCCCACGCCAATCCCGAGTGCCCCACCCGATCCACCTTCTCCAATCACCGTGCAAATGATGGGTACTTCCAAGCGAAACATTTCTCGCAAGTTGTAGGCGATCGCCTCTCCTTGTCCTAAGCGTTCAGCCTCTGCCCGAGGATCAGCGGCGGGCGTATCGATGAAGGTGAGAATGGGCATTCCAAAGCGATTTGCATGGTTCATTAATCGAATTGCCTTGCGATACCCCCCCGGCGAAGCCATCCCAAAGTTACGAGCAATATTATCTTTGGTATCGCGCCCCTTCTGGTGTCCCAGCATCACCACAGGCCGCCCTCCCAATCGCGCCACGCCACCTACAATTGCTGGATCATCAGTGCCTGTGCTGCGATCGCCGTGCATTTCAATCCACTCATCGGTCATCGCTTGAATGTAATCAAGCGTACTAGGGCGGCGAGGATGACGAGCGACTTGCAGCCGTTGAAA
This genomic interval carries:
- a CDS encoding acetyl-CoA carboxylase carboxyltransferase subunit alpha — encoded protein: MATPERRTILLDFEKPLAELDARIAQIRELAEENEVDVSDQIRQLEARAVQLRQEIFGSLTPFQRLQVARHPRRPSTLDYIQAMTDEWIEMHGDRSTGTDDPAIVGGVARLGGRPVVMLGHQKGRDTKDNIARNFGMASPGGYRKAIRLMNHANRFGMPILTFIDTPAADPRAEAERLGQGEAIAYNLREMFRLEVPIICTVIGEGGSGGALGIGVGDRLLMFEHSIYCVAPPEACAAILWRDASNAPQAAEALKITAPDLVELGIVDQVLPEPVGGAHSDPLETASTLKRTLLDYLDELCAMSNHQRRALRYQKFRKIGMFVEVPA